The Halocalculus aciditolerans genome window below encodes:
- a CDS encoding ZIP family metal transporter yields the protein MALTTIETVALGTVAGGTVYLGLPVARFSVSKRTTNLLNGGAIGVLLFLLVDILHGALAPVEKAIETTTKTGAVHLALPLALVLGFTVSLVGLAWFSDHYVSSQPGAQMTALMVAIGIGLHNFSEGLAIGQSAATGAISLAVVLLIGFALHNITEGFGIAAPLTNTQTSTRRLAGLGLIAGGPTFLGTIVGESWTSPVASVLFLALAGGALIYVIQELFAIDHSAVTRSALFSSVAAGFLIGFTTELAVHLSMTA from the coding sequence ATGGCGCTCACCACGATCGAAACGGTTGCACTTGGCACTGTAGCCGGGGGGACAGTCTACCTTGGATTGCCAGTGGCACGATTCTCCGTCTCGAAACGCACCACTAACCTGCTTAATGGGGGAGCTATCGGAGTTCTCCTCTTTCTCCTCGTTGATATCCTTCACGGAGCTCTCGCACCAGTGGAGAAGGCAATCGAAACGACGACCAAGACCGGCGCCGTTCACCTCGCCCTCCCGCTCGCACTCGTCCTCGGATTCACCGTGAGTCTCGTGGGACTCGCGTGGTTCAGCGACCACTACGTCAGTTCACAGCCCGGTGCACAGATGACTGCGCTGATGGTAGCCATCGGTATCGGACTCCACAACTTCAGTGAAGGACTCGCTATCGGCCAATCCGCCGCGACTGGTGCAATCTCGCTCGCGGTAGTCCTCCTTATTGGCTTCGCCCTCCACAACATCACGGAAGGCTTCGGAATCGCCGCTCCGTTGACGAACACGCAGACTTCAACACGCCGGCTGGCGGGGCTTGGATTAATCGCTGGGGGCCCGACTTTTCTTGGCACCATCGTCGGTGAAAGCTGGACCTCGCCCGTCGCTTCAGTCCTCTTTCTCGCGCTCGCCGGCGGCGCACTCATCTACGTCATTCAGGAACTGTTCGCCATCGACCACTCTGCGGTCACTCGCAGCGCACTATTCTCATCAGTCGCAGCCGGATTCCTCATCGGCTTCACCACAGAACTCGCCGTCCATCTTTCCATGACGGCCTGA